A single Triticum dicoccoides isolate Atlit2015 ecotype Zavitan chromosome 2A, WEW_v2.0, whole genome shotgun sequence DNA region contains:
- the LOC119358647 gene encoding 9-beta-pimara-7,15-diene synthase, chloroplastic-like, whose amino-acid sequence MANPARVSVSCTLLQSAPHQAVRLPAAPPSVSKCELQVQHHGRGKPPRVSFACLASRLHSTEPAYVAEAMLAGQTIGPCSAVELDARIRKHLKKPEFSPSAYDTAWVAMVPLPDSDPQAPCFPRCVEWILQNQHSSGSWGINEFGLLANKDIMLSTLACIIALKKWNIGSCHIRRGLEFIGRNVSTVKNEQIVSPVGFNLIFPGMLNHAITMGLEFPVRETDISGILHLREMELTRLAEEKSCGKEAYLAYVAEERLVNLLDYNQVMKFQRKNGSLFNSPAATAAALVHYYDNKALQYLDSIVRIFGGAVPTVYPQNIYYQLSMVDMLEKIGISRHFSSDINTILDKAYISWLQREEEIIQDVETCAMAFRLLRMNGYDVSSDELSHVAEASTFHNSLEGYLSQTNSLLELYKASKVCLSENELILENISNWSGRLLTEKLCCNGTNRIPIFGEVEYTLKFPFYATVEALDRKRNIEHFDSRVSEPLKTKNLLCHVNQDLLDFAVQDFSFSQSIYQDELSHLERWEKENRLHELRFLRKGSLINCYLSAAATISAHEFSDARIACAETIALVLVTDDFFDVGASKEEQENLIALVEKWDQHHQVEFYSEQVEVVFSALYTTVKQIGEMASAVQNLDVTKHLDETWLHYLRSAATEAEWRRSEYVPTVEQYMTEAVTSFGMGPIILTSLYLVQQKLENHIIKDPEYNELLKLMGTCGRLLNDTQGFERESSDGKVNIISLRVLHSEGSMSIAAAQEAIQESIASCRRDLLRLVVREERVVPRPCKDVFWRFCKTAHLFYCHTDGFSSPKEMLCTMNAIFREPLKLQTTSPLAVQSQK is encoded by the exons ATGGCAAATCCTGCACGAGTTAGTGTCTCTTGCACCCTCCTGCAATCTGCGCCTCACCAGGCCGTCCGCCTCCCGGCCGCTCCACCGTCCGTGTCAAAGTGTGAGTTGCAGGTGCAGCATCATGGAAGAGGAAAGCCTCCGCGCGTCAGCTTCGCCTGCTTAGCCTCCAGGCTTCATTCCACTGAACCAG CATATGTTGCCGAGGCGATGTTGGCAGGACAAACTATAGGACCATGCAGTGCTGTG GAACTGGATGCTAGAATACGAAAGCATCTCAAAAAACCTGAATTCTCGCCATCTGCGTATGACACGGCATGGGTGGCTATGGTGCCATTGCCGGACTCGGATCCGCAGGCTCCATGCTTCCCTCGGTGTGTTGAATGGATACTGCAAAATCAACACTCTAGTGGGTCTTGGGGTATCAACGAATTTGGGTTATTAGCAAACAAGGATATTATGTTATCCACATTGGCCTGTATCATTGCACTTAAGAAATGGAACATTGGCTCCTGCCACATAAGGAGAG GACTAGAATTTATTGGAAGGAATGTCTCCACTGTCAAGAATGAGCAAATTGTTTCTCCGGTAGGCTTCAATCTTATTTTCCCTGGTATGCTTAACCATGCTATCACGATGGGTTTGGAATTTCCAGTCAGAGAAACTGATATCAGTGGGATACTTCACCTCCGTGAGATGGAGCTGACAAG ACTGGCTGAGGAGAAATCTTGTGGGAAAGAAGCATATTTGGCCTATGTTGCTGAAGAAAGGTTAGTAAACTTGTTGGACTACAATCAAGTTATGAAGTTCCAGCGAAAGAATGGGTCCTTGTTCAACTCTCCTGCCGCAACTGCTGCTGCATTAGTGCACTACTATGATAATAAAGCTCTCCAGTACCTCGACTCCATTGTCAGAATATTTGGTGGTGCAG TACCAACAGTATACCCACAGAATATATATTATCAGCTCTCAATGGTGGATATGCTCGAAAAGATTGGAATATCTCGCCATTTTTCCAGTGACATAAACACCATCCTGGACAAGGCATACAT TTCCTGGTTACAGAGAGAGGAGGAAATAATTCAAGATGTAGAAACATGTGCAATGGCGTTTCGCCTTTTACGGATGAATGGATATGATGTTTCATCAG ATGAGTTGTCCCATGTTGCTGAGGCCTCCACTTTCCATAACTCACTTGAAggctatttaagtcaaacaaattctTTATTAGAgttatacaaggcttcgaaagtatGTTTGTCAGAAAATGAATTGATCCTGGAGAACATAAGTAACTGGTCAGGCCGCTTATTGACAGAAAAGTTGTGTTGTAATGGGACAAACAGAATACCAATTTTTGGAGAG GTAGAATATACTCTTAAATTTCCATTTTATGCAACAGTGGAAGCTCTAGACCGTAAGAGGAACATTGAACATTTTGACTCTAGGGTTTCTGAGCCGCTAAAGACAAAAAACTT GCTGTGTCATGTTAATCAAGATCTTCTAGATTTTGCTGTTCAAGATTTCAGTTTTTCTCAATCTATATACCAGGATGAACTCAGCCACCTCGAGAG GTGGGAGAAAGAAAACAGGCTGCACGAGCTAAGATTTCTACGCAAAGGGAGTCTTATAAATTGTTATCTCTCTGCTGCTGCAACCATATCCGCTCATGAATTCTCTGATGCTCGTATTGCATGTGCGGAAACTATTGCGCTCGTACTTGTTACTGATGACTTCTTTGATGTTGGAGCAtccaaagaagaacaagaaaaccTCATAGCATTAGTAGAGAA GTGGGATCAGCATCACCAAGTTGAGTTCTACTCTGAGCAAGTAGAAGTAGTATTTTCTGCTCTTTATACTACAGTTAAGCAGATCGGAGAGATGGCTTCTGCTGTACAAAACCTCGATGTTACAAAGCACCTGGATGAAACA TGGCTACATTACTTGAGGTCTGCAGCGACCGAGGCGGAATGGCGACGGAGTGAATATGTACCAACAGTTGAGCAATACATGACAGAAGCGGTAACCTCATTCGGGATGGGTCCCATTATCCTCACATCACTCTATTTGGTCCAACAAAAACTCGAGAATCATATTATCAAAGACCCGGAGTACAATGAGTTGCTTAAATTAATGGGCACATGTGGCCGTCTCCTGAATGATACTCAAGGCTTTGAG AGGGAGTCCAGTGATGGAAAAGTGAACATCATCTCACTGCGTGTTCTTCACAGTGAGGGTTCCATGTCCATTGCAGCTGCTCAAGAGGCGATACAAGAGTCAATAGCCTCGTGTCGGAGAGACCTGCTAAGGCTGGTTGTTAGAGAAGAACGTGTTGTTCCTAGGCCATGCAAGGATGTGTTCTGGAGGTTTTGTAAGACAGCTCACTTGTTCTACTGTCACACCGACGGATTTTCCTCGCCCAAAGAAATGCTCTGCACGATGAATGCAATATTCAGAGAGCCACTTAAACTTCAAACAACCAGTCCTTTGGCTGTTCAATCACAAAAATAA